The genome window ATCAGGTAAATATCTTTCATTGCCCACCTGAATAGGCAACTAACACTTCAGCTTAGCATCTCATGAAGGAATCAAAACTTGAGTAACAATGCAGCACTATCTCATTATTGCTTTAAAAGTGCTAGTTAATGCTCAAATCTAAGCATGGGTATGGAATCTCTAATCTTCTTGATCCAGAGCAAGGGTGAAATTACATGCGAGACAAGCTGGCAATCTCACAAGGCTAGTGGTTAAAAATGGTTTCAAAGAAACTGCTGTTTTATTTTTTTGCCTAAGGAGAGGGTGTAATTATTGAAACCAAACTGGAATTTCAGCCACTCTATAATTTTAGGTCTGTTTTGAAATGCATGAACTAACCCTCTCAACCGTGGTAAGCCTGTCACTTAAAATATATGAAGAGGACTGTCATATTCTATTATGAATTTCTTTCACcaatgttttctttttctttttttgcCCTCCCTCCAATATGTTGGTTGGCAGGTGTGGCCCAAAGTAGGTTTAAAAATACTTTCAAATGTCAAGGATTTAACAGAATAAAATGAAGCAGAAAGAGAAAAACTGTGGACAATAAAGCACTGTTTTTGTTAAATTAGAATGACAATCTTACTATAACTGGTCATGATAACATGACCAGTTTGCCAAATATTTCTGCCATTTACAACAactacttgtatttatatagtgtccttaaagtagtaaaatgtcccaaggcacttcacagaagcattaacaAACAAAATGTTACATGTCTTGAGTGGTTACAGTTTTTTCTGTTGTTATTcctagcattcacagtattttgtatTTTGGTTAGCCCACATCTTTCTTTCTCCATTGTCTTGCATTATCTCTTTCTCCTGATATTGTACCATCATCCACTTTACAGATTTGAGCACATTACCTATACTGGCACTTTGGCAGagcactgaggagtgctgcactggcagaagtGTCATCTTTCAAACAAGGCGTTAACTGAGTCTGCCTTCATAAGTGGATGTAAGAAAAAACCCATGGCACTGTTTAATGAGCAGCGGACTTCCACAGgtcttctggccaatatttattgctcaacTAACATCTAAAAAAAGATGGTCTGGCtattatctcattactgtttgtgataatttgctgtgcataaattagctATTGGGTTTCTCACATTACAATAGTATGCattaaaaaatgttttcattGACTATATAGCATTTTGGACATCATGAGGTCATTATATGTGTGACATAAATGAAAGTTCTTTATTTATCTTGATTGATAAGCCATATATTGCCTTACACGCAGTGATTGGTAaaagcaataaaaaaaaattgatctGCAGGCTTCTTCAGATTTTCAATGCTTGGTTCTTGGGTGATCATCTCTCGAGCTATTGCCAGTTCTGCCtcttcccatcccctttccaaaAGAAATGAATAGTGCACTAGGACAAACAGTTAGCAACCTTGCGTCAACAGATTATAATGTTATCTTGGCCTGATGGGgacctatgaggaaaggttgagcagattggacctatactcattggggtctagaagaatgagaggtaatctcactgaaacaaagtctctgagggggcttgacagggtagatgctgagaggatgtttcctcttatgagggaatctagaacttagagggcaatttcaaaataaggaatTTCCCATTTATGATGGAAATGAGAAgtagtttcttctctcagaggtcatTCATTTTTCAAATTCACTAcccaagagagcagtggaggctggatcattgaatgtactcaaggctgagttagacagatttttgatccaagttagacagatttttgatccaaAAGGCATCAAAAGTTATGGGAggcagtcaggaaagtggaggtaAAGCCACGATcgaaacagccatgatcttactgaatggtggctGAAACATATGTAAATCAGTGAGTTTGCTATCTCTTAAGCAGAGGATAACATCCTCTGTTCCAATGCTTGCGTTTATAGAAAGCATTGGTAATGGGGAAAACATCCTAATATACTTGATAGTGAAAATTTATTTCATGAAATCTGTGGATCTGACATTCCTTGCCTGAAAATGTTTCAAGATGTTTGATCACTTACTCACTTAAGATTAAACATCTGATGCATCAAATCTGTTGCTCTACCAGGGGCAAATGGAATCAGCCAAAGAAGAGTAGTTATGCCTTCACACCTACTTGCAACCTGATCTCCCATTGACAGGAGGAGTGACAGGTACCATAGTCTTAAGCTCACTCATGTCTATCGCTCTGGTTGATTTGGGTGGTGGCAGGGTTCTCTGGTTTGGGAGTGTACTTAGGAGTGAAAAAAATCCAAAGTTAATAAATGTCAGGGTACAATACACAATAAATGCCTTCATTAACTCCACATGACTCAGTGGAAGGGTCACCTGTCATAAAGCCAGACCAGTGGAGCCCCCACAGAGCATCAGGGCCAAGTTTTTAAATTTAGAGCAAGAAAGTTCTGTAGTACTCAAAAGAacaaaaaatgttattttatatCCAAACATATTTTGGCCCTTCTGTGAAAAACACCATGCAGATGGTTCAGAATGAGTCAAATATTTGTATTATGACAATCTCAGTACAGTAGGGCAGATTCTTCCCTTCCTGCACCAGGATGTATTGAACCAGCCCACTGAGAAAAATTAGCCAGGCCCCTTACAGTCTTGTACTTTTCTACGCCTAACTTTTCTCTAGCGCTGTGTGTCCACATGATCCAATACGCCAGCTAAGGAACCAGTAAATGTGCCCCAATACTCTTAGTTTGATGCCCTTAATTGTCTCCTGTTTGCTGAacaatggcacctctgacagtgcagcacaccctcaatattgCACTCAGTATCAGCTTAAAGGAAATCTAAGTTTCATTACAATTCATTCTTTTGTATCTAATTCTATGATGCCAACTGCCCAACAAGTTACAAATTCACTTATAGGAATTCCAGAGTCAGGATTACACCCTCAGCTTCACATGAACTCTTTCTTTGATCACTCGCTAAAATGCTGTACAGTTATTATCTTCAGCATCCTACTTCTCACTTATAATACTGAAAGTGGGTGGGAATGGCAGGGAGGAGCCTAGTACCAGGacccttgttttttttttcatttatgtgatgtggacatcactggctagaccaccATTTATTGCTcagccctaattgctcttgagaaggcggtagtgagttgcctttttgaaccactgcagtccatgtcggtacacccaacagtgctgttagggagtgaattccacgattttgacccagcaacagtgaaggaaaaatttccaagtgaggatggtgagtggcttggaggggagcttccagggggtggtgttcccatctatctgctgcccttgtctttctagattgtagtggtcatgagtttggaaggtgctgcccaaggagccttggtgagttcctgcagtgcatcttgtagatggtatacactgctgatactgttcctcggtggtggagggagtgaatgtttgtgggtggggtgtcaatcaagtggactgctttgtcctggagggtgtcaggcttcttgcactcattcaggcaagtggggagtattccatcacactactgacttgtgcctgaagatggtggacaggctttggggaatcagaaggtgagttactcaccgcaggattcctagcctttgacctgttcttgtagccacagtatttatatagctagtccagttcagtttctggtcaatggtgatcccgAGGTTATTGATGCTTTGCAAGAAGTCCTTATCGTGTGAAAAAGAGTGAGCAAGACAGAAAAATAAACCTTACACAAGAGCTTCAGAGACCAAAGGTGAATGCCACTGTTAATTCTATtgttgaaaatatttttaaagactTTTGTGTGGTTCTTATTCATTGTATATACATTTTTTTATTGGAGTTTCTGTTCGAAAATATGTAAATAATCATTTTCTTTCCCCTTTCTTTTGCTTGTAGCCTAACCTCAGAATACTGATTCTCTGCAAATGGTGATATTCAAAGATACTTTTGGTCGAATATTCATTTCTTTACCAAGTGAAGAGATAAACAACTTATAAATATCAGTGACCGGCTTCAAATTTTCATAATCTTGTTCTCCTTCAATATCTTTTCTTAAACTAAAAATTGTGTACATTTTCAACAGAAAACAGTTTAACTCATATTTATTGTGAGGAAAATGAGAACTTTATAACCCTTCTTTACAGCATATAAGATATTTCACTGTATAAATGTATCATACAAAAATAAATACTATGTTAGACAATGCTGTACATGAAAGCATAAAATAGCACCAGCTATACCACAAGCAGGAACAAAAGACTGAAGCATGTTAAAGTCACTGCAGAATGAAACAAATGTCGAGATGTTTGATTTATAGGAGAGAGTGTTGCAAATACTGCCTGGGAGGTGTTTCTAGGTAATGGGAGGTTACAGATTGTCCCTTCACAACATGAGGTGCAGACCTGAAAAAGATGACATTGAATATTATTAGCGTTTTTTTGCGAGGGGATCTTCTTGATAATTTTCTGTGATCTCCCAGACCATTAATTTAACAAATAGACCAGTATTCAGCATATAAGAGCAGCTTGTGCAAAAGAAAaaccacttgcatttatgtagcacccttACCAACCACAGGACATCTCAATAAGTGATCAAGTACCCCCTGACTTCTGCACtaaggaaacttctggaaacagcAGAGACCCTGATTCCCTACTGGTTCTGACAATCATCGCTTCAGAGTTCCTTTGTATTCCAACTGGGGTTAAAATACCAGGCCCCATGCCACACCAACCCCAGTCAAAGCTAGACAGAACACTTGAGCCAAATTTTAATCCCCTAATCCCGTGAATACATGGAGGGTTAAAATATTTGTAGCAATCCATTTGCCCGATCCTTGCTGGTGCACGCCATTTTTTACAAGCACGTCCAAGTGTGCTGTCGAGGTCCTCGCACCAGGCACAAATGAACAAATGAACAGCAGGCCCAGGAGAGGGCTGAAAGGTAAGAACATTTGTTATATGATTAGGTTATATGAGGGGTTGAAAGAGTGGGAGTGCTCACCCCAGCCCCATGAAGAAACCTAGGGCCCCAAGCTTCCCTTCCCCCAACTTAAAATGCTTACcagccaccaccatccccccaccacttATTTGACAACTGAGGACTATTGCCACATGTTCCTGGCGATGGGCTCCTGGCCCATTCACCTGACTCCCGCTGCCCCCAGCCTGATAACAAACTGGCCCCACGTTTGGACAGGAACCAAGTTGGACGTGTTAAAACGAAGCCCAGGAGTTAAAATGGCTTGGGCCTTATATTGATGAGTTGGGATGCACTCTCAGCTCCAATTAAAATGGAGGATCTTTTGTATTCAGTCACAGGTTAACAGTTATTGAGACAAATACATTGTACTTGTAGAATAATGTCTTTAAATAGGAGTGAGGAACAGCACCTATTCACCTTGTTTCCTTCATTATCAAGTTCCGTGCATCCAACAGATAAACACTCCTTCAGAGTGACACATCGCTTTGTGACCAATGAACTGTCACCCTTTGCATTCATTTTATGTCTTGTGTAACAGTACTGTGT of Carcharodon carcharias isolate sCarCar2 chromosome 12, sCarCar2.pri, whole genome shotgun sequence contains these proteins:
- the lypd6 gene encoding ly6/PLAUR domain-containing protein 6 isoform X1, coding for MEARPASAWVLLLSLITDCLKLVQPREFTVKDIIYLHPSTTPYPGGFKCFTCENAADNYECNRWAPDVYCPRARGPVSRLSATRQTDRGTQYCYTRHKMNAKGDSSLVTKRCVTLKECLSVGCTELDNEGNKVCTSCCEGTICNLPLPRNTSQAVFATLSPINQTSRHLFHSAVTLTCFSLLFLLVV
- the lypd6 gene encoding ly6/PLAUR domain-containing protein 6 isoform X2, with protein sequence MEARPASAWVLLLSLITDCLKLVQPREFTVKDIIYLHPSTTPYPGGFKCFTCENAADNYECNRWAPDVYCPRGTQYCYTRHKMNAKGDSSLVTKRCVTLKECLSVGCTELDNEGNKVCTSCCEGTICNLPLPRNTSQAVFATLSPINQTSRHLFHSAVTLTCFSLLFLLVV